The Opitutaceae bacterium genome has a window encoding:
- a CDS encoding sugar ABC transporter permease yields the protein MAQSISTRKALKEWKLYLFVVPSIILVTTFSYFPAVSAVYHSFFDWSGGDTKQLIGWDNFRRALGDTVLWNSFITVFVLIVANVFKMIPSIFIAVMVHRLKSDRWQYWYRVLLVVPMIVPGLVVLFIWKFFFDPNLGVLNKVLDFTGIKTLLVSMDGFFGWNLFLEGIPIAWLSEPRLIIPSLIIWGFPWIGAVGVLIYLAGLQSIGTEVYEAADLDGVSPFQKFIHIEFPLILTQIRLMLILLVIGTIQGYGLMLLLLGDSGGPGGRGMVPGLWMYNRAFIAGEFGYACAIGMILFVFILSLTYIQNKYVRVDK from the coding sequence ATGGCCCAATCCATCTCCACCCGCAAGGCGCTCAAAGAGTGGAAACTCTACCTCTTCGTCGTCCCGTCGATCATCCTGGTGACGACCTTTTCGTATTTCCCCGCGGTCAGCGCCGTCTACCACAGCTTCTTCGACTGGTCGGGGGGAGACACCAAACAACTGATCGGCTGGGACAATTTCCGTCGGGCCCTCGGGGATACGGTTCTCTGGAACTCCTTCATCACCGTCTTCGTCCTGATCGTGGCCAATGTCTTCAAGATGATCCCGTCGATCTTCATCGCGGTCATGGTCCACCGCCTGAAGAGCGACCGCTGGCAATACTGGTATCGGGTGCTGCTCGTCGTTCCGATGATCGTGCCGGGGCTCGTTGTCCTCTTCATCTGGAAATTCTTCTTCGACCCCAATCTCGGTGTCCTCAACAAGGTCCTCGACTTCACCGGAATCAAGACCCTCCTCGTCAGCATGGACGGATTCTTCGGCTGGAACCTCTTCCTTGAAGGCATCCCCATCGCCTGGTTGAGCGAGCCCCGCCTGATCATCCCCTCGCTGATCATCTGGGGATTCCCCTGGATCGGTGCGGTCGGCGTTCTCATCTACCTCGCCGGGCTTCAGTCGATCGGGACCGAAGTCTACGAGGCGGCCGACCTTGACGGTGTTTCCCCGTTCCAGAAATTCATCCATATCGAATTTCCCCTCATCCTCACCCAGATCCGTCTCATGCTCATCCTCCTGGTCATCGGGACGATCCAGGGCTACGGACTGATGCTTCTGCTGCTCGGGGATTCCGGGGGACCCGGTGGAAGAGGGATGGTGCCCGGTTTATGGATGTACAACCGGGCCTTTATCGCGGGAGAATTCGGCTACGCCTGCGCCATCGGGATGATCCTTTTCGTCTTCATCCTCTCGCTGACCTATATCCAGAACAAGTACGTGAGGGTCGACAAATGA
- the rpsB gene encoding 30S ribosomal protein S2: MNVTLKDLLDAGVHFGHQTKRWNPRSKGFVFDHRQGISIIDLTITHEALEKACKFVENKVAEGGNVLLVGTKRQAQEIIREAAAMTNMPFCANRWMGGTLTNFQTIKRSIAKYKRYQEMETSGAMAKLPKKEESAIKREMARMNRNFEGLVDMPDMPSIMFVVDVNYEDIAVAEANRIKVPVVAIVDTNSDPTPVDYPIPGNDDAVKSIRIVVECLVEAIQAGLSQRESRRVSAGMQDVRNLTVQQFAVGTVPAGQRELIRPSEAAASVEEDETAEAEDEIAVIEEPDDVVDFEEEEVVVAKKPKAVKPKKVIDEDEVEADEKA; this comes from the coding sequence ATGAACGTTACATTGAAAGACCTGCTCGACGCGGGTGTCCATTTCGGACACCAGACCAAACGATGGAATCCCCGTTCCAAGGGATTTGTCTTCGATCACCGCCAGGGGATCTCGATCATCGATCTGACGATCACCCACGAGGCGCTCGAAAAAGCCTGCAAGTTCGTCGAGAACAAGGTCGCCGAGGGGGGCAATGTCCTTCTGGTCGGCACCAAGCGCCAGGCTCAGGAGATCATCCGTGAGGCCGCGGCCATGACCAATATGCCCTTCTGCGCAAACCGCTGGATGGGCGGCACCCTGACCAATTTCCAGACCATCAAGCGAAGCATCGCCAAGTACAAGCGCTATCAGGAGATGGAGACGAGCGGTGCGATGGCCAAGCTCCCGAAGAAGGAGGAGTCGGCCATCAAGCGGGAAATGGCCCGGATGAATCGGAATTTCGAAGGGCTGGTCGATATGCCGGACATGCCTTCGATCATGTTCGTGGTGGACGTCAATTACGAGGATATCGCGGTGGCCGAAGCCAATCGGATCAAGGTTCCGGTGGTGGCGATCGTCGACACGAACTCCGATCCGACACCGGTCGACTACCCGATCCCGGGCAATGATGACGCCGTCAAGTCGATCCGTATCGTCGTCGAGTGTCTTGTTGAGGCCATTCAGGCCGGTCTTTCCCAGCGTGAATCGCGCCGGGTCAGCGCGGGCATGCAGGATGTGCGCAACCTGACGGTCCAGCAGTTTGCGGTCGGCACGGTCCCGGCCGGTCAGCGCGAGTTGATTCGCCCGAGCGAGGCTGCGGCATCGGTCGAGGAGGATGAGACGGCCGAGGCGGAGGATGAGATTGCGGTCATTGAAGAGCCGGATGACGTCGTCGATTTCGAGGAGGAAGAGGTTGTCGTGGCAAAGAAGCCCAAGGCGGTGAAGCCGAAGAAGGTCATCGACGAGGACGAAGTGGAAGCCGACGAAAAGGCGTGA
- a CDS encoding carboxylesterase family protein, whose translation MNLKVLFPLPLMFLAADMVFAAQPEPVMTQYGLVQGVSEDGLTVFRGIPFAAPPVGDLRWRPPQPPVPWDGVRPATEFAPDPYQGDGTGNVSEDCLYLNIWTPARSPEDKLPVLVWIYGGGFSFGSTSTPVHNGEHLARKGVVLVSINYRVGSLGFLAHPELSAESPEGVSGNYGLLDQIAGLEWVQRNIAAFGGDPDKVTVFGESCGGISISMLCASPVARGLFRGAISQSGGSFGPSRETTYPGENMRELADAEQAGVGYAQSAGVDSLAALRQLPPGQLPAGFGSGAAWPVVDGWIIPGDQFVLYKAGDYHDVDILIGYNSDEGLFFSRDRNAGEYISNVHRRYGPFADRLLAAYPPDGDRVGRTARNLIGDAAFGWHSWSWARLQAQTGNSRVFLYYFDQHAEHDPESPAADHGMPHGVDVPYVFQTLDSGDPNLTDGDRAISETVATYWTNFAKRGDPNGPGLPVWPEFTNESPQVMIFHNTASPGPVPREDSLRVLDEYFAWRRTPEGAAWAQ comes from the coding sequence ATGAATTTGAAGGTCCTCTTTCCCCTTCCACTCATGTTCCTTGCCGCCGACATGGTCTTCGCAGCTCAGCCCGAACCCGTCATGACCCAGTACGGACTCGTTCAGGGCGTTTCCGAAGACGGCCTCACCGTTTTTCGCGGGATCCCGTTTGCGGCCCCACCCGTTGGTGACCTGCGCTGGCGGCCTCCCCAACCCCCCGTCCCGTGGGACGGCGTTCGTCCGGCCACGGAGTTTGCCCCCGACCCCTACCAGGGCGACGGCACCGGAAACGTCAGCGAAGACTGCCTTTATCTCAATATCTGGACTCCCGCCCGCTCCCCGGAAGATAAGCTGCCGGTTCTGGTCTGGATCTACGGGGGCGGTTTCTCCTTCGGCTCCACCTCCACGCCGGTCCACAATGGCGAGCACCTCGCGCGCAAAGGCGTCGTCCTGGTCAGCATCAACTACCGCGTCGGCTCTCTCGGTTTCCTCGCCCATCCCGAGTTGAGCGCCGAATCGCCCGAGGGGGTTTCCGGCAATTACGGCCTGTTGGACCAGATCGCCGGTCTGGAATGGGTCCAGCGCAACATCGCTGCCTTCGGCGGCGATCCGGACAAGGTGACCGTTTTCGGCGAATCCTGCGGCGGCATCTCGATCAGCATGCTTTGCGCTTCTCCCGTGGCCCGCGGCCTCTTCCGGGGCGCCATCTCGCAGAGCGGCGGATCGTTCGGGCCTTCGCGCGAAACGACCTACCCGGGCGAGAACATGCGCGAGCTGGCTGACGCCGAGCAAGCCGGCGTTGGCTACGCGCAAAGCGCCGGAGTCGATTCCCTCGCCGCGCTGCGCCAGCTGCCGCCCGGTCAACTTCCCGCAGGCTTCGGCAGCGGCGCGGCCTGGCCGGTCGTCGACGGATGGATCATCCCGGGCGACCAGTTTGTGCTCTACAAGGCGGGAGACTACCACGACGTCGATATCCTCATCGGTTACAATTCCGATGAAGGGTTGTTCTTCTCTCGAGACCGGAACGCGGGAGAATACATCTCGAATGTCCACAGGCGCTACGGTCCCTTCGCCGATAGACTCCTGGCCGCCTACCCGCCCGATGGCGACCGCGTCGGAAGGACCGCCCGCAACCTCATCGGCGACGCCGCCTTTGGCTGGCATTCGTGGAGCTGGGCCCGCCTCCAGGCCCAAACCGGAAACTCCCGGGTCTTCCTCTATTACTTCGACCAGCACGCGGAACACGATCCGGAATCCCCCGCCGCTGATCACGGTATGCCTCATGGCGTCGACGTGCCCTACGTCTTCCAGACGCTCGATTCCGGCGATCCCAACCTGACCGACGGCGACCGCGCCATTTCGGAGACCGTGGCCACCTACTGGACCAACTTCGCAAAGCGCGGCGACCCCAACGGCCCGGGCCTGCCCGTCTGGCCCGAGTTCACCAACGAATCACCGCAAGTCATGATCTTCCACAATACCGCATCACCCGGACCCGTTCCCCGCGAAGACTCCCTCCGGGTTCTCGATGAGTATTTCGCCTGGCGCCGCACTCCGGAAGGCGCGGCCTGGGCCCAATAA
- a CDS encoding uroporphyrinogen decarboxylase family protein codes for MTERERFLATLRYQDRDRSPISDFGFWDETLVIWREQGLPEWVDKTNTDRAFGMDNYEPSSGINPELCPWFPYEVLEDRGENEVVQQIDGVRVLKGKFMGSIPQHLEHLLVDRESWEKHYKPRLDPAHPDRFPADLETRARSWRDPARETVLGLFCGSLFGRIRDWMGVENVSYVVYDDPAFFEEMVTTVADCIYGTLERILATGGIFDCAHFWEDMCFNNGPLLSPTHFRRFIVPHYRRITDLLHRHGIDIIWVDCDGKIDALIPHWMEAGVNAMFPIEVGTWGADPVALRREYGNDLLLIGGFDKHILARSTAEIDAEIRRLTPLVEAGGFIPLPDHRVPPDVSLRNYLHYLDRARHIWGRDTHLRPMEVSLATLASP; via the coding sequence ATGACTGAGCGCGAACGCTTTCTGGCCACTCTGCGGTATCAGGATCGCGACCGGTCGCCCATCAGCGACTTCGGCTTCTGGGATGAAACCCTCGTCATCTGGAGGGAGCAGGGACTTCCCGAATGGGTCGACAAGACCAACACCGACCGGGCTTTCGGCATGGACAACTACGAACCGAGTTCCGGGATCAATCCCGAGCTCTGCCCCTGGTTTCCCTACGAGGTCCTTGAAGACCGGGGAGAGAACGAGGTCGTCCAGCAGATCGACGGTGTCCGGGTGCTCAAGGGCAAGTTCATGGGCTCGATCCCCCAGCATCTCGAACACCTTCTCGTCGATCGCGAGTCATGGGAGAAGCACTACAAGCCGAGGCTTGATCCCGCGCATCCCGATCGCTTTCCCGCGGATCTCGAAACCCGCGCCCGGTCCTGGCGCGACCCCGCCCGTGAAACCGTCCTCGGGCTCTTCTGCGGCAGCCTGTTTGGCCGGATCCGCGACTGGATGGGGGTGGAAAACGTCTCCTACGTGGTCTACGACGATCCCGCCTTTTTCGAGGAGATGGTCACGACGGTGGCGGATTGCATCTATGGCACCCTCGAACGCATCCTCGCCACGGGCGGGATCTTCGACTGCGCCCACTTCTGGGAGGACATGTGCTTCAACAATGGTCCCCTCCTCAGCCCGACCCATTTCCGGAGATTCATCGTTCCCCACTACCGCCGCATCACCGATCTGCTCCACCGCCACGGGATCGACATCATCTGGGTCGACTGCGACGGGAAGATCGATGCCCTCATCCCCCACTGGATGGAGGCCGGTGTCAACGCCATGTTCCCGATCGAAGTCGGCACCTGGGGGGCCGACCCCGTCGCCCTGCGCCGCGAATACGGGAACGACCTTCTCCTCATCGGCGGCTTCGACAAGCATATCCTCGCCCGCTCCACCGCCGAGATCGACGCCGAAATCCGACGCCTGACCCCGCTGGTGGAGGCGGGCGGTTTCATCCCCCTACCCGACCACCGCGTTCCACCCGACGTCTCCCTGCGCAATTACCTCCACTACCTCGACCGCGCCCGCCACATCTGGGGTCGGGACACCCATCTCCGGCCGATGGAAGTCTCCCTCGCCACCCTCGCATCCCCCTGA
- a CDS encoding DMT family transporter, with product MPSTRGAVVLMLLSVVLFAGNTLLIRAIGDLGSVNAWIVSTFRFLAGFAVLYAFFYRRGGFHPRHMISNPLLILRGVLGGVGVWIFYLTIVELGAGRATFISNTYVVFGAVMAGVFLREKLTGRVVVSLVLSMIGLALLTGITDLHAPDKFETLGIIGAIVAGAVVVCIRRLHQKENSSTIFGAQCFYGILLSAGPTALHGVPLSGLVIALLVTSGLLAAFGQLSMTQAYRDLPVAQGSIMQLLLPPLIALGGYLFFGETFTAIELVGAGLILAACLVTARARPRLAAARAT from the coding sequence ATGCCCTCCACCCGGGGTGCCGTCGTCCTGATGCTGCTCTCGGTTGTCCTCTTTGCCGGGAACACCCTGCTCATCCGGGCCATCGGCGACCTCGGTTCCGTCAATGCCTGGATTGTCTCGACCTTCCGTTTTCTGGCCGGATTCGCCGTCCTTTACGCCTTCTTCTATCGGCGGGGGGGATTCCATCCCCGGCACATGATCTCGAACCCCCTGCTGATCCTCCGTGGCGTCCTAGGTGGCGTCGGCGTCTGGATCTTCTACCTGACCATCGTCGAACTGGGAGCCGGCCGGGCCACCTTCATCTCGAATACCTACGTCGTCTTCGGCGCCGTCATGGCCGGCGTCTTCCTGCGCGAAAAGCTGACCGGGCGAGTCGTCGTCAGCCTTGTCCTGTCCATGATCGGGCTGGCGCTTCTCACCGGGATCACCGACCTTCACGCACCCGATAAATTCGAGACTCTTGGAATCATCGGGGCGATCGTAGCCGGTGCCGTCGTTGTCTGCATCCGCCGACTCCACCAGAAGGAAAACAGCTCCACCATATTCGGGGCTCAATGCTTCTATGGCATCCTCCTTTCCGCCGGTCCCACCGCCCTGCACGGGGTCCCCCTTTCGGGACTCGTCATCGCCCTGCTGGTCACATCCGGGCTGCTTGCCGCGTTTGGCCAGCTCTCCATGACCCAGGCCTACCGGGATCTGCCCGTGGCCCAGGGCTCCATCATGCAATTGCTCCTGCCGCCTCTCATCGCCCTGGGAGGCTACCTCTTCTTCGGCGAGACCTTCACTGCGATCGAACTGGTCGGGGCCGGACTCATCCTCGCCGCCTGCCTCGTCACCGCGAGAGCCCGACCGCGGCTCGCCGCCGCCCGGGCCACCTGA
- a CDS encoding alpha-L-arabinofuranosidase C-terminal domain-containing protein yields the protein MKTQELLFTSVLFLLPLGVFAGTARISFDLDNVIDQVDPRIYGVFMEPIGINRPDLKFNTLYGPLYAPEAPDADENGWRTGMLEAARELKLTNMRWPGGNFTSSYDWRDGIGPKSQRPKRRELAWGVIEPNLVGTDEWVQLNALLGTENVACINLGTGGVDDARYWVEYCNAPVGSYWADKRAEYGHPEPFGIKYWCLGNEVDGEPWIIGYKNAEDYIKLARVTARAMERSSPGTKLTFIANGSSNYKDTLAWIDWNWTVIKELNDVADYISLHRYWDNSDDYYTFVGERAVDLQEKIDITVGQIKAVSTTGKKTPMYISFDEWAPPFRGGHLSTLALAQFFNAFIRNADYIKMANYTLLTSILARDPETDATYKTPTFFAFKAFSTRAHGAALQTAVVCDTFGVDDFYTAIPYLDVSSVYNADTGRVVINVINRHKEESIETDILSIAAPFAATASVSTINRDETDNRPYTYADRDSYRPVESEIKTDGSSIHYAFPAHSFTQIVVGVAGR from the coding sequence ATGAAAACCCAAGAACTCCTCTTCACCTCCGTCCTCTTTCTGCTGCCGCTCGGCGTTTTCGCCGGGACAGCGCGCATCTCCTTCGACCTCGACAACGTGATCGATCAGGTCGATCCACGGATCTACGGCGTCTTCATGGAACCGATCGGAATCAATCGCCCCGACCTGAAGTTCAACACACTTTATGGACCTCTCTACGCCCCGGAGGCGCCCGATGCCGACGAGAACGGCTGGCGCACCGGCATGCTGGAGGCTGCCCGCGAACTCAAACTCACGAATATGCGCTGGCCGGGAGGCAACTTCACTTCCAGTTACGACTGGCGCGACGGCATCGGCCCGAAGAGCCAGCGACCCAAACGCCGCGAGCTGGCCTGGGGGGTGATCGAGCCCAACCTCGTCGGCACGGATGAGTGGGTCCAGCTCAACGCCCTGCTTGGCACCGAGAATGTCGCCTGCATCAATCTCGGCACCGGGGGCGTCGACGACGCCCGTTACTGGGTGGAATACTGCAATGCCCCCGTCGGAAGCTATTGGGCCGACAAGCGAGCCGAGTACGGCCATCCCGAGCCCTTCGGCATCAAATACTGGTGCCTGGGCAACGAGGTTGACGGCGAACCCTGGATCATCGGCTACAAGAATGCCGAGGACTACATCAAGCTGGCCCGGGTGACTGCCCGGGCAATGGAGCGCAGTTCCCCCGGCACCAAGCTGACCTTCATCGCCAACGGCTCTTCCAACTACAAGGACACCTTGGCGTGGATCGACTGGAACTGGACCGTGATCAAGGAACTCAACGATGTCGCCGACTACATCTCCCTGCACCGCTACTGGGACAATTCCGACGACTACTACACCTTCGTCGGCGAACGCGCCGTCGATCTCCAGGAGAAGATCGATATCACCGTCGGCCAGATCAAGGCAGTCTCGACCACCGGGAAGAAGACGCCCATGTACATTTCCTTCGATGAGTGGGCGCCGCCCTTCCGCGGAGGCCACCTCTCGACCCTCGCGCTCGCGCAGTTCTTCAATGCCTTCATCCGCAACGCGGATTATATCAAGATGGCCAACTACACACTGCTCACGTCCATCCTCGCCCGCGACCCGGAGACCGACGCGACCTACAAGACTCCGACTTTTTTCGCCTTCAAAGCCTTCTCCACCCGCGCCCATGGCGCTGCGCTGCAGACCGCCGTCGTCTGCGATACCTTTGGCGTCGATGATTTCTACACCGCCATACCCTACCTTGACGTCTCCTCAGTCTACAACGCCGACACCGGCCGGGTCGTCATCAATGTGATCAACCGCCACAAGGAAGAATCCATCGAAACCGACATCCTCAGCATCGCCGCTCCTTTCGCCGCCACCGCCAGCGTCAGCACGATCAACCGGGACGAAACGGACAATCGACCCTACACCTACGCCGATCGCGATTCCTACCGGCCGGTCGAATCGGAAATCAAGACCGATGGCTCGTCCATCCACTACGCCTTTCCCGCCCATTCCTTCACCCAGATCGTGGTCGGCGTGGCCGGCCGGTAG
- a CDS encoding DUF983 domain-containing protein gives MKVSRWQIISRGLRNRCPNCGRVSLFRRMFEVHHDCPACGMSLERGEGFFLGSMSINYGITVFGVLTPILVLYLVGVFPGLVAAVLAVVGAVLFPVLFYRSSRSWWLMAYFFFLPHHLPANARELSGGEDENI, from the coding sequence ATGAAGGTTTCGCGTTGGCAGATCATCTCCCGTGGCTTGCGCAACCGGTGCCCGAACTGCGGCCGGGTCTCGCTTTTCCGCCGGATGTTCGAGGTGCATCATGACTGTCCCGCCTGCGGGATGTCCCTTGAGCGGGGCGAAGGCTTCTTCCTCGGGTCGATGTCGATCAATTACGGGATCACCGTCTTCGGCGTCCTGACCCCGATCCTGGTTCTTTATCTGGTAGGGGTATTCCCGGGTCTGGTCGCCGCCGTACTCGCGGTGGTTGGCGCGGTTCTCTTCCCCGTCCTCTTCTACCGCAGCTCGAGGAGCTGGTGGCTGATGGCCTACTTCTTCTTCCTCCCGCATCATCTGCCGGCCAATGCCCGGGAGCTTTCCGGCGGCGAAGACGAGAATATCTAG
- a CDS encoding carbohydrate ABC transporter permease → MSSETIRTVGSHKQKDWPKHLVILAVLAIELLPFYMMVQISFKDNTTFNLNPWFPTNPSTWVWSNWTYGIQLIGPYIANTVFVAVTTTVCMLFLAIMAAYFFARYKMPFATVLWSAFIVLMLMPGVANIVPLFSLLKSLSLLNTLWALIIVGISGGQVFNLFVLRNFIEDLPKDLFEAAEMDGASHFQQIINIVIPMSGPIIGTLAILAFLQNWNDFLLPLIILRDKELFTLGVGLIYLDGEYVKQWGKIMAAFFIASIPLIIIFLFTMKLFVRGLSAGAIKG, encoded by the coding sequence ATGAGCAGTGAAACCATCAGGACCGTGGGCAGCCACAAACAGAAGGATTGGCCCAAGCACCTCGTCATTCTGGCCGTCCTCGCGATCGAGCTGCTGCCCTTCTACATGATGGTGCAGATCAGCTTCAAGGACAACACCACCTTCAACCTCAACCCGTGGTTTCCGACCAATCCGTCGACCTGGGTCTGGTCAAATTGGACCTACGGAATCCAGCTGATCGGACCCTATATCGCCAATACCGTCTTTGTCGCCGTCACCACCACGGTCTGCATGCTCTTCCTCGCCATCATGGCGGCCTATTTCTTCGCCCGCTACAAGATGCCGTTCGCAACCGTTCTCTGGTCGGCTTTCATCGTGCTCATGCTCATGCCGGGTGTGGCCAACATCGTGCCCCTTTTCTCCCTTCTAAAGAGCCTCAGCCTGCTCAACACCCTCTGGGCCCTCATCATCGTCGGCATTTCCGGCGGCCAGGTCTTCAACCTTTTTGTCCTGCGCAACTTCATCGAGGACCTGCCCAAGGACCTCTTCGAAGCGGCCGAGATGGACGGGGCCTCTCACTTCCAGCAGATCATCAATATCGTGATCCCGATGTCCGGCCCGATCATCGGCACCCTCGCCATCCTCGCCTTCCTCCAGAACTGGAACGATTTCCTCCTCCCTCTCATCATCCTGCGCGACAAGGAGCTCTTCACCCTCGGCGTCGGCCTCATCTATCTCGACGGGGAATACGTGAAACAGTGGGGCAAGATCATGGCGGCCTTCTTCATCGCCTCCATCCCCCTGATCATCATCTTCCTCTTCACCATGAAACTCTTCGTCCGCGGCCTGTCCGCCGGCGCGATCAAGGGATAG
- a CDS encoding HAD family hydrolase — protein sequence MRLILWDIDGTLITSARAGERALIRALKSEFSIEGPLERVELAGRTDRYIAEQIFALHSIENTHDNIHRFFEAYLGFLGEELHNGPAVTLPGVTEVLERLAGSDGVAQGLLTGNIARGAQIKLEHFDVWHYFPYGAFADDSAIRNELGPHALRRASEFHDFGFSGADVVVVGDTPYDIECGKAIGAATVAVATGQFSAERLLAHNPDLILRDFRNPRPFYQFLGLD from the coding sequence ATGCGCCTCATTCTCTGGGATATCGACGGCACCCTCATCACTTCGGCTCGCGCCGGTGAACGCGCCCTCATCCGCGCCCTCAAGTCCGAATTCTCCATCGAGGGGCCGCTCGAGAGGGTTGAACTCGCCGGCCGGACCGACCGCTACATCGCCGAACAGATCTTCGCCCTCCACTCCATCGAAAACACGCACGACAATATCCACCGTTTTTTCGAGGCCTACCTCGGTTTTCTAGGCGAGGAACTGCACAACGGTCCCGCCGTCACCCTGCCCGGGGTCACCGAAGTCCTCGAGCGTCTGGCCGGATCGGATGGGGTCGCCCAGGGGCTCCTTACCGGCAACATTGCCAGAGGGGCGCAGATCAAACTCGAACACTTCGATGTCTGGCATTATTTCCCCTACGGAGCCTTTGCCGACGACAGTGCCATCCGCAACGAACTTGGCCCCCATGCCCTGCGCCGGGCGAGCGAGTTTCACGATTTCGGATTCTCCGGTGCGGACGTCGTGGTGGTCGGCGACACCCCCTACGACATCGAGTGCGGCAAGGCGATCGGCGCGGCCACGGTTGCCGTCGCCACCGGCCAGTTCAGCGCCGAACGCCTTCTCGCGCACAACCCCGACCTCATCCTGCGCGATTTCCGGAATCCCCGGCCCTTCTATCAGTTTCTGGGACTGGATTGA
- a CDS encoding dihydropteroate synthase → MSSVPRITVIGELINNAYARAKKAWLARDVVGYQGLARLQDEGGAEIINLNIDGTQSLSVRFEEMAAFLPVVIPAIQEVSDIALSFDNPDIAYHQVALKAFDRSRSRAKPVLNSLAASRQNLDGLIGLIRDHDMRCIVMASERFLPGGGSGQSMTAEEAHETIRIFVDRLVSEAGRTTDDIIIDPGLAPVGADTYGLTTIGLDAMRLCSADPHLKGLHFSVGLSNFAWGTPKGLRDKLERAYLTVAGRVGLDMALANVERNAQPLPEDDPMVAKLEEILALGRRQEGETVEDAGYRQAEAIMDLCAEYR, encoded by the coding sequence ATGTCATCCGTCCCCAGAATCACCGTCATCGGAGAATTGATCAACAACGCCTACGCCCGCGCCAAGAAGGCCTGGCTGGCCCGGGATGTGGTGGGCTACCAGGGCCTGGCCCGATTGCAGGACGAGGGAGGCGCCGAGATCATCAACCTGAACATTGATGGCACCCAGAGCCTCAGTGTGCGTTTTGAGGAGATGGCGGCGTTTCTCCCGGTGGTCATTCCGGCCATCCAGGAAGTCAGCGATATCGCCCTCAGTTTTGACAATCCCGACATTGCCTACCACCAGGTCGCTCTCAAGGCCTTCGACCGCTCCCGTTCCCGGGCCAAGCCGGTCCTGAACTCCCTGGCGGCCTCGCGGCAGAATCTGGACGGCCTGATCGGGTTGATCCGCGATCATGACATGCGCTGCATCGTCATGGCGTCGGAGCGCTTCCTGCCCGGGGGAGGCAGCGGCCAGTCGATGACGGCGGAGGAGGCTCATGAAACCATCCGGATTTTCGTGGATCGGCTGGTATCCGAGGCGGGCCGGACGACCGATGACATCATCATCGACCCGGGTCTGGCGCCGGTCGGCGCGGACACCTACGGATTGACCACGATCGGGCTGGATGCGATGCGGCTCTGTTCGGCGGATCCGCATCTGAAGGGCCTGCATTTCTCGGTCGGTCTGTCGAACTTCGCCTGGGGAACACCGAAAGGCCTGCGTGACAAGCTGGAGCGCGCCTATCTGACGGTGGCCGGCCGGGTCGGACTCGATATGGCCCTGGCCAATGTGGAGCGCAATGCGCAGCCCCTGCCGGAGGATGATCCCATGGTGGCGAAACTTGAGGAAATCCTCGCCCTGGGCCGAAGGCAGGAAGGTGAGACGGTGGAGGATGCGGGCTACCGTCAGGCCGAAGCGATCATGGACCTCTGTGCGGAATACCGGTAA
- the tsf gene encoding translation elongation factor Ts, with protein MSNVVTAQMVSALRERTGAGLMDCKRALTESGGDADQAETLLRKRGVAQAAKKAGRATSEGLVESYIHLGGKVGVLIEVNCETDFVAKTDDFKALCRDLCLQIAAANPTAVSRDQVSPELVAKEKEIAEAQVAGKPPAAIQKIVEGKMDKFYSTVCLLDQPFVKNPDQTIQDLLTAMIQKVGENIVVSRFTRYQVGE; from the coding sequence ATGAGCAATGTTGTAACAGCACAAATGGTCAGTGCCTTGCGCGAACGGACCGGCGCGGGCCTGATGGATTGCAAGCGTGCGCTGACCGAGTCCGGTGGCGATGCCGATCAGGCAGAGACCCTCCTGCGCAAGCGTGGAGTTGCCCAGGCGGCCAAGAAGGCGGGTCGGGCCACCAGCGAAGGTCTGGTTGAGAGCTATATCCACCTCGGCGGCAAGGTCGGAGTCCTCATCGAGGTGAATTGCGAGACCGATTTCGTGGCCAAGACCGATGATTTCAAGGCACTCTGCCGGGATCTCTGCCTGCAGATCGCGGCGGCCAATCCGACGGCGGTGAGCCGCGACCAGGTTTCGCCCGAACTGGTGGCCAAGGAGAAGGAGATCGCCGAGGCCCAGGTGGCCGGCAAACCACCCGCCGCCATCCAGAAGATCGTGGAAGGCAAGATGGACAAGTTCTACTCGACGGTCTGCCTGCTTGATCAGCCCTTCGTGAAAAACCCGGATCAGACCATTCAGGATCTGCTGACCGCGATGATCCAGAAAGTGGGCGAGAATATCGTGGTCAGCCGCTTCACCCGCTACCAGGTGGGCGAATAA